atttacaatttaccCTTAAAACAatgttataaaatattatgagaaattaAATATCTCTCTTGCAATAAATGTATTAATTGTGAAAGAAAATAGTGTtcatctttatttaaatatgttaaataatttttttattacaaatttataaatttcgtAATTATATTTTACTGATAATAAACAGAACGAACTTATGTGCTTAAAAACCATATATAGCAGAGATTTTAGTAAATTTGCCCGCACTATGGAATTCATAAATACTAGTTTACTCTGTTGCGGAACTCTATCGGTCACGTTGTAGCCACCGCCGGAGACAATTGCGCCACCGTGCTCACTCACGACACACGttaattctttattttcttcGCCGAGAATGAATCAGGGGGTGCAGAAGAACACCCTCTACGTGGGTGGTTTAGCGGAGGAAGTGAACGAGAGCATACTCCACGCGGCGTTCATACCATTCGGTGACATTAAGGATGTGAAGACCCCACTGGACCTGGCCACACAGAAGCACCGGTCCTTCGGATTTGTTACCTTTCTGGAGAGAGAAGACGCCGCCGCAGCCATGGACAACATGGACGGCTCCGAGCTGTACGGTCGCGTGTTAACTGTTAATTACGCACTTCCGGAGAAAATCAAGGGTGGCGAACAAGGATGGGCAGCTCAACCCAGTAAAACCTCCCGCTATGTTTTTAGTTGctttatgtatttatttgagAAATTTAGGAAGAATTGGTTGACTATTGCTTTCTTGATTTCGAAATCATCCGTTTTTCAGCTGATTTTTTAATTAGGGTTTCTGTTGTGATTCGTGTGCTGATTTTGTAAAACTATTTGCTAATGATGGTTGAACTCCTGTGTTTCTATTTCAAAATACTCGCAAGCAAACACTAAATACACTAGATTTCATCATCTAATCCAGGCAATTGAATAATCCTTCCTGAGCGTATGAGTTTTTACTGGAAAATCGAAGACCAAAAGTAATCTTGCATGACTTACTGTTAGTTGAATTTAGTCTTTGTGACTTGTTAGAAATTGAAGCTAGTATTGAGTTAAATTCTCACTTTTACATTGGTTAATACTCAGTTTGGGCGGATGCTGACACATGGTTCGAGAGACAGCAGCAAGAACAGGAAATGTTGCGCCTTCAAGAGGAGCAGCGGGCTGCAATGAAGGAAGCAGAAGAGTTGCACAGGAAGAAAATGGCCGAGCAACGAGAAGGCGAGAAAGAAGAAGCTGATCCAATGGCAAAAGCTGAAGCAGAGGTTTTGAAACAGAACGCTGCTGCGTAgtttcgagttaagttagcagACAACAGTTTCCAAAAGTTTATTTCTTGTATTCATAGTTTCCAGGTTTATCAAAAGCTATAGCATCAAACACCATGTAGCAGATTTTGTTATCAGTTATATTTCTTAACTTTTGAGGCATTGATTCAATATGTTTTATGTGTCCTAAAATTACACTGAGTTAAATATTCAGTCAAAACATATGATAATTGTTTATCGAATACATATCTGTTTGTACTACTTCTAGTTGGTCGCGAATTTCGACTCTACTCGGAAAATTCTACACTTTGGAGTTTTGAGGCAGCTGCTGTTTCAAGAAACCACACCAATTTCCCGTTTACTGGACAAACGATCCTCACGGGCACATCAGCAGATTCGTGATCTGTATCTTCAACTGCCATTCGTGCAGCTTCGGCTTTATTCACAGCCGTGACAACTACAGCGACATTGGAGGCAGAGTTTATAACAGGTAAGGTGAAAGTAATTCTCTCAGGTGGAGGCTCAGGTGAATCTGTGATATAAGTCACccattcttcttccaaattcaGCGCAGAGTGATTCGGGAATAGAGATGCAACCTGCCCATTGGGTCCCATTTTGAGGAGGACCAGGTCGAACTTGGGACAGTCATGGATTTCACAATCGCTAATAATGCGAGTCTTGACAAGCCGTCTGATCACAAACTCATAGTCCTTGGCTGCATGTTCTACTGATACCGAGTCATCGATGGCATACACGACAGTGGACGATGTGTTCCTGGAATGAACCGAACAAAGTCGATGTTTCACTCGATCGACATACTGAAAAACGAATAAATGCTGAAAAACGAATGAATGCAACATTCGTAACGCGTAAAAGTTATAACTTACCTTGCCGAGAAGATTATCCCTAACTTGCTTACAAATCCTATCAGCAGCGAAAACTACATACCATTTGGCCCTATCAACTGTCCTCTTGTATGGGCTTTCACAGagttttctgctcaatgcaagAAGTTCATCGACACTCAAATTCTGTGCTACAAGTAGGAAGCTTGGGTGCATCATGCAGTCACCCGGAAGCCCAGCTCCAGGATATTGGATATCAAAGTTGCCACATAATTGAACTTAAAATTCATATACCTTAATGAGTTTGATAAAAATTCTCACTCGAGCCCGACAAAATCTAAGAACATCAGAAATTTCACCAAGTGCAGCATAGAAAAAATCAAAGAATCAAATCGAAGAGTGCGTTTACATACCCCATCAAAGTAACAGTAGAAGCAACGGATAAAGCGAGGGTGAATACTCCCCTCTCTTTTATAGAAGCCTCCGATAATTCTGAAATGTACTCCGCCAAATAGCTGCTTAATACATCCAAGTTTTCTTGAACTCTTAACTCTATTCCATCCTTTTTCGCCACATAAACAGCCATGTTTCTCACAAAGATTGTAAAGCGCACTGCTTCAAATTCAAAAAGATCATGAAAAAAGATCGATAATACTTCTTTCTCTAATTAAGATGGAACACTGTTTCTTGCTGTTGTTTCTGAAAAGAATCCACTAATCATATTTGACGAAAATGAATCAAAGTTAAATGTTTCTTGAAAGGTGGAATtactcaaaaacaaaaacagaaaagagaaaaaaaagttGGATCAAGAATCCAAACCCATAGTCACCCACAAATCTCTTGTTttaaaaagataata
The nucleotide sequence above comes from Primulina huaijiensis isolate GDHJ02 unplaced genomic scaffold, ASM1229523v2 scaffold32329, whole genome shotgun sequence. Encoded proteins:
- the LOC140968053 gene encoding uncharacterized protein, whose protein sequence is MNQGVQKNTLYVGGLAEEVNESILHAAFIPFGDIKDVKTPLDLATQKHRSFGFVTFLEREDAAAAMDNMDGSELYGRVLTVNYALPEKIKGGEQGWAAQPIWADADTWFERQQQEQEMLRLQEEQRAAMKEAEELHRKKMAEQREGEKEEADPMAKAEAEVLKQNAAA
- the LOC140968054 gene encoding probable 6-phosphogluconolactonase 1, which produces MAVYVAKKDGIELRVQENLDVLSSYLAEYISELSEASIKERGVFTLALSVASTVTLMGYVNALFDFQLCGNFDIQYPGAGLPGDCMMHPSFLLVAQNLSVDELLALSRKLCESPYKRTVDRAKWYVVFAADRICKQVRDNLLGKVSYNFYALRMLHSFVFQHLFVFQYVDRVKHRLCSVHSRNTSSTVVYAIDDSVSVEHAAKDYEFVIRRLVKTRIISDCEIHDCPKFDLVLLKMGPNGQVASLFPNHSALNLEEEWVTYITDSPEPPPERITFTLPVINSASNVAVVVTAVNKAEAARMAVEDTDHESADVPVRIVCPVNGKLVWFLETAAASKLQSVEFSE